One window of the Candidatus Rokuibacteriota bacterium genome contains the following:
- the msrA gene encoding peptide-methionine (S)-S-oxide reductase MsrA has protein sequence MLGAWKKTIVMPTREQALAGRAEPMPLSDRHFVHGRRLRPPFPEGLESALFGLGCFWGAERVFWQIPGVWTTAVGYAGGVTPNPTYEEVCSGLTGHNEVVRVVFDPQAASYEALLRRFWESHDPTQGMRQGNDVGTQYRSGIYIHTPEQRRLAEASRDAYQRALRQAGYGPITTEIVEAPEFYYAEEYHQQYLAKDPSGYCGLGGTGVGCPVGIAASA, from the coding sequence ATGCTGGGAGCGTGGAAGAAGACGATCGTGATGCCGACGCGAGAGCAGGCGCTGGCCGGGCGCGCGGAGCCGATGCCCCTGTCCGACCGGCACTTCGTCCATGGCCGGAGGCTCCGGCCGCCGTTCCCCGAGGGCCTCGAGTCGGCCCTGTTCGGACTCGGGTGCTTCTGGGGCGCCGAACGCGTCTTCTGGCAGATCCCCGGGGTGTGGACGACCGCCGTCGGCTACGCGGGAGGCGTGACGCCCAACCCGACGTACGAGGAGGTGTGCTCGGGCCTCACCGGCCACAATGAGGTGGTGCGGGTGGTGTTCGATCCGCAGGCGGCCAGCTACGAGGCGCTGCTCCGCCGCTTCTGGGAGAGCCACGATCCCACGCAGGGCATGCGCCAGGGCAACGACGTCGGCACGCAGTACCGCTCGGGAATCTACATCCACACGCCCGAGCAGCGCCGACTCGCCGAGGCCTCACGCGACGCCTACCAGCGGGCGCTCCGCCAGGCAGGGTACGGGCCCATCACCACCGAGATCGTCGAGGCGCCGGAGTTCTACTACGCGGAGGAGTACCACCAGCAGTACCTCGCGAAAGATCCGTCCGGGTACTGCGGGCTCGGCGGCACCGGCGTCGGGTGCCCGGTCGGCATCGCCGCGTCAGCGTGA
- a CDS encoding S9 family peptidase yields MRIWLAALLLAGCAMAPAGPTPAPSRPPELIALRHFFASREVNWGYRVSPDGTRLGWLASHGGRSTVHFRTIGADDARPIDTHSRRTVFSFTWAADSRRILYLHDQGGDENTHVYLASIDRPDDPPVDLTPAPGSRAWVHRVSRRDPAHVVIAWNRRDRAVFDLYRVHLDTRQPALIAENPGDVLDWLTDADSRPRARVRRIGAEARALEVLREGGWVELQRLDLEEFNLRMLDVTPDDRGLWLLSSRGRDRLSLVRVDLTTGAESLVHEDPRLDLEWAIMSARTRTPLAVVTYPGRQAIHFFDPSLQADLEPLRRGIPTGFHMLSFDDAERFVTVEVFTEKGFENYLVDRQTKARTLLGRSQMVQFAEALATTEPIGLPTRDGLSLHGYLTRPPGFAGPGPVVLLVHGGHWARDYWGYSSLVQFLANRGYAVLQVNYRGSTGYGRAFRELAVGEYAGKMHDDLIDAVRWAVGTGVADPARVAIYGGSYGGYASLVGMTFTPQQFACGVAIVGISNLVTFYETVPPYWQLGVMPLFHKYVGDPGRPEDRRRLEAKSPLFRAHQAERPLLIIHGARDVRVNVRESEQMVAALQQAGKEVRFVVFPDEGHSRSYGNWRNAIRHYTEVEDFLARCLGGRRTP; encoded by the coding sequence ATGAGGATCTGGCTGGCCGCCCTCCTGCTCGCGGGCTGCGCCATGGCGCCGGCGGGTCCGACGCCCGCACCCTCCCGCCCGCCCGAGCTGATCGCGCTTCGCCACTTCTTCGCGAGCCGCGAGGTCAACTGGGGCTATCGCGTGTCCCCTGACGGGACGCGTCTCGGCTGGCTCGCCTCCCACGGGGGCCGCAGCACCGTGCACTTCCGCACGATCGGGGCGGACGACGCTCGCCCGATCGACACGCACTCGCGGCGCACCGTCTTCTCCTTCACGTGGGCGGCCGACAGCCGCCGCATCCTGTACCTGCACGACCAGGGCGGGGACGAGAACACCCACGTCTACCTGGCGTCCATCGATCGCCCGGATGACCCGCCCGTCGATCTCACGCCAGCGCCGGGCAGCCGGGCCTGGGTTCACCGCGTGAGCCGGAGGGATCCGGCCCACGTCGTCATCGCCTGGAACAGGCGGGACCGGGCGGTCTTCGACCTGTACCGGGTGCACCTCGACACGCGCCAGCCGGCGCTGATCGCCGAGAACCCCGGCGACGTCCTCGACTGGCTCACCGACGCGGACAGCCGCCCTCGCGCGCGGGTCCGCCGGATCGGCGCCGAGGCGCGCGCGCTCGAGGTCCTGCGCGAGGGCGGCTGGGTCGAGCTCCAGCGCCTGGACCTCGAGGAGTTCAACCTCCGGATGCTCGACGTCACGCCGGACGACCGCGGGCTCTGGCTCCTGTCCAGCCGTGGGCGCGACCGCCTCTCGCTCGTCCGCGTCGATCTCACGACCGGGGCGGAGTCGCTCGTCCACGAAGACCCCCGGCTCGACCTCGAGTGGGCGATCATGAGCGCGCGGACGCGGACCCCCCTCGCCGTCGTGACGTACCCGGGCCGCCAGGCGATCCACTTCTTCGACCCGTCGTTGCAGGCGGATCTCGAGCCCCTCCGGCGCGGGATCCCGACGGGCTTCCACATGCTCAGCTTCGATGATGCCGAGCGCTTCGTGACCGTCGAGGTCTTCACCGAGAAAGGCTTCGAGAACTATCTCGTGGACCGGCAGACGAAGGCGCGCACCCTTCTCGGCCGCTCGCAGATGGTCCAGTTCGCGGAGGCCCTCGCCACGACCGAGCCGATCGGGCTCCCCACCCGCGACGGCCTGTCCCTGCACGGCTACCTCACGCGCCCCCCCGGCTTCGCGGGCCCGGGCCCGGTGGTGCTGCTCGTCCACGGCGGCCACTGGGCCCGCGATTACTGGGGCTACAGCAGCCTCGTCCAGTTCCTCGCCAACCGCGGCTACGCGGTGCTCCAGGTGAACTACCGGGGCTCGACCGGGTACGGCCGGGCGTTCCGCGAGCTCGCGGTCGGCGAGTACGCCGGCAAGATGCACGATGACCTGATCGACGCGGTGCGGTGGGCGGTCGGCACGGGCGTCGCCGACCCCGCGCGGGTGGCGATTTACGGCGGCAGCTACGGCGGCTACGCGAGCCTCGTGGGCATGACCTTCACGCCGCAGCAGTTCGCCTGCGGCGTCGCGATCGTGGGCATCTCGAATCTGGTGACCTTCTACGAGACGGTGCCGCCGTACTGGCAACTCGGGGTCATGCCGCTCTTTCACAAGTACGTGGGCGATCCCGGCCGTCCCGAGGACCGGCGACGCCTGGAGGCGAAGTCACCGCTCTTCAGGGCGCACCAGGCCGAGCGGCCCCTGCTCATCATCCACGGCGCCCGGGACGTCCGCGTCAACGTCCGCGAGTCCGAGCAGATGGTCGCCGCGCTCCAGCAGGCCGGCAAGGAGGTGCGCTTCGTCGTCTTCCCCGACGAAGGCCACAGCCGCAGCTACGGCAACTGGCGGAACGCGATCCGGCACTACACGGAGGTCGAGGACTTCCTCGCCCGCTGCCTCGGCGGGCGGAGAACGCCGTGA
- a CDS encoding alcohol dehydrogenase catalytic domain-containing protein, producing the protein MKVATWRGGDRFTIDGVPDPAPGARQVVVDVEAAGICGTDVHTVQGLFARPAPFVLGHEYSGVVRETGRGVNPRLVGRRVACEPSYGCGRCDPCRLGRISQCAQCVRVGGFAERALLPAGCVHPLPRGLDPVTAAMAEPAACCLAGLEAFRMPPEATVLVIGGGLMGLLTMVLARRRGARRLVLSDPVEERRRVARRLGAHAVVDPAREDLRDRLMALTRGRGADVVCEAVGRPELVAQSVALTRFAGIVNLVGVSPRESRLPLDLFDAQYREIRIGGVFGRGTAFRRALALLPSLGVERLVTARFPLDCIAEAFAHAAAGKGIKTVITPAGSRP; encoded by the coding sequence ATGAAGGTGGCGACCTGGCGGGGCGGCGACCGCTTCACGATCGACGGGGTGCCCGATCCCGCGCCGGGGGCGAGGCAGGTGGTCGTCGATGTCGAGGCCGCCGGCATCTGCGGCACCGACGTCCATACCGTCCAGGGCCTCTTCGCTCGCCCGGCGCCCTTCGTCCTCGGCCACGAGTACAGCGGCGTGGTACGAGAGACGGGCCGGGGCGTGAACCCCCGCCTCGTCGGGCGCCGGGTGGCCTGCGAGCCCTCGTACGGGTGCGGCCGGTGCGATCCGTGCCGCCTCGGGCGCATCAGCCAGTGCGCACAGTGCGTCCGTGTCGGCGGCTTCGCCGAGCGCGCCCTGCTGCCCGCCGGCTGCGTCCACCCGCTGCCCCGAGGGCTCGACCCCGTCACTGCCGCAATGGCCGAGCCGGCCGCCTGCTGTCTGGCCGGCCTCGAGGCGTTCCGCATGCCGCCCGAGGCCACCGTGCTCGTCATCGGAGGAGGCCTCATGGGGCTCCTCACCATGGTGCTGGCCCGACGGCGCGGGGCGCGGCGCCTCGTCCTCTCCGACCCCGTCGAGGAGCGCCGCCGGGTGGCCCGGCGGCTCGGGGCTCACGCCGTCGTGGACCCCGCGAGGGAGGACCTGCGCGACCGGCTGATGGCACTGACGCGCGGGCGCGGCGCGGACGTCGTCTGCGAGGCCGTCGGCAGGCCGGAGCTCGTGGCCCAATCGGTGGCCCTGACCAGATTCGCCGGCATCGTGAACCTGGTGGGCGTGAGCCCCCGGGAAAGTCGCCTCCCGCTGGATCTCTTCGACGCCCAGTACCGTGAGATCAGGATCGGCGGCGTGTTCGGCCGCGGCACCGCCTTCCGTCGCGCCCTCGCGCTCTTGCCGTCACTGGGCGTCGAGCGGCTCGTGACCGCGCGCTTCCCGCTCGACTGCATCGCCGAGGCCTTCGCCCACGCCGCGGCCGGGAAGGGCATCAAGACCGTCATCACGCCAGCCGGCTCACGCCCCTGA
- a CDS encoding Gfo/Idh/MocA family oxidoreductase, whose protein sequence is MRGEKELRFGLVGTSGHASRVAAPALRQSPDTVVLGAVGSRPERSAEFAARHELPRVYGSLDDMLGDPEVDAVWICSPNFLHATHIARCAAAGKHILAEKPLATTDRDAAVAIGAAHEARVTLRVGYQHRFRPAHLRLRDLLGAGAVGDIGLFRIHRFWRYPYYGDQDASGPPSWRRSAVESGGWVINDLGSHLIDLMLWLGGPEASLVGAALAAQRFAVETEDTAALLLALGGQGIGIVETSAASASPGSRVEIYGSAGWIRADDTFTGAATLQTSAAGGGTFAAPAALAPYAALVADFVRAVRGQRGVGATGDEAAANVAIVEAACARPVLRRSGA, encoded by the coding sequence ATGAGGGGAGAGAAAGAGTTGCGCTTCGGGCTCGTCGGAACGTCCGGCCACGCCAGCCGCGTCGCGGCGCCGGCTCTCCGGCAGAGCCCGGACACGGTCGTGCTCGGTGCGGTGGGGAGCCGTCCGGAGCGCAGCGCCGAGTTCGCGGCCCGCCACGAGCTGCCCCGCGTGTACGGCTCCCTGGATGACATGCTCGGCGACCCGGAGGTCGACGCCGTCTGGATCTGCTCGCCCAACTTCCTGCACGCCACCCACATCGCCCGCTGCGCGGCGGCCGGCAAGCACATCCTCGCCGAGAAGCCGCTGGCCACGACCGACCGGGACGCCGCGGTCGCCATCGGCGCCGCGCACGAGGCCCGCGTGACGCTGAGGGTGGGGTACCAGCATCGCTTCCGTCCCGCGCATCTCCGGCTGCGGGACCTGCTGGGGGCGGGCGCCGTCGGCGACATCGGCCTCTTTCGCATCCACCGCTTCTGGCGCTATCCCTACTATGGCGACCAGGACGCCTCCGGCCCGCCGTCGTGGCGGCGGTCGGCGGTGGAGAGCGGGGGCTGGGTCATCAACGATCTCGGCTCTCATCTGATCGATCTCATGCTGTGGCTGGGCGGGCCCGAGGCCAGCCTGGTCGGCGCCGCGCTCGCCGCGCAGCGCTTCGCGGTGGAGACCGAGGACACGGCCGCGCTGCTCCTCGCCCTGGGGGGCCAGGGCATCGGCATCGTCGAGACCAGCGCGGCCAGCGCCAGCCCCGGAAGCCGCGTCGAGATCTACGGCAGCGCCGGCTGGATTCGCGCCGATGACACGTTCACCGGGGCGGCCACGCTCCAGACCTCCGCCGCCGGGGGAGGGACTTTCGCGGCACCGGCAGCGCTGGCGCCGTACGCGGCCCTGGTCGCGGACTTCGTGCGCGCGGTGCGCGGGCAGCGGGGGGTGGGCGCGACGGGCGACGAGGCCGCGGCCAACGTGGCGATCGTCGAGGCGGCCTGCGCCCGGCCGGTACTTCGGCGGTCAGGGGCGTGA